A genomic window from Pseudomonas argentinensis includes:
- a CDS encoding DUF962 domain-containing protein, translated as MKTLVDHLAQYAAYHRDRRNIVTHFVGIPMIVLAVTVLLSRPGLLLGGLWLSPATLAALLSTLFYLRLDLRFGMVMGALLGLCLWFSAGLAIAGTALWLSMGLGLFVVGWIIQFIGHYYEGRKPAFVDDLSGLIIGPLFVVAEAAFLLGLRQEVEHQVVERAGPTMIRQRGVV; from the coding sequence ATGAAAACCCTGGTGGATCACCTCGCCCAATACGCGGCCTACCACCGCGACCGGCGCAATATCGTCACCCACTTCGTCGGCATTCCGATGATCGTGCTGGCCGTCACCGTGCTGCTGTCGCGCCCGGGCCTGCTGCTGGGCGGCCTGTGGCTGTCGCCTGCGACCCTGGCTGCGCTGCTCAGCACGTTGTTCTATTTGCGCCTGGACCTTCGCTTTGGCATGGTGATGGGCGCCTTGCTGGGCTTGTGCCTGTGGTTCAGTGCCGGCCTGGCGATAGCCGGTACGGCGCTGTGGCTGAGCATGGGCCTGGGGCTGTTCGTGGTCGGCTGGATCATCCAGTTCATCGGTCATTACTACGAAGGCCGCAAGCCGGCGTTCGTCGACGACCTCTCGGGTCTGATCATCGGGCCGCTGTTCGTGGTCGCCGAAGCGGCCTTTCTGCTCGGCCTGCGCCAGGAGGTCGAGCATCAGGTGGTGGAGCGGGCCGGGCCGACGATGATTCGGCAGCGCGGGGTGGTTTGA
- a CDS encoding glycerophosphodiester phosphodiesterase has product MPLRQPRRLLLSALLALPFTASAQEPTAPSAKRADAGKPLIIAHRGASGYLPEHTLAAYAVAVLQGADYVEPDLVMSKDGQLFARHDNELGLTTDVARHPEFADRKRKASIDGVELDGWFSEDFTAAELKRLRAIERIPDIRPGNTRLDGQFEIPTLQEIIDLVKALQVSQGREIGLYIETKHPQHFQDLGLAMEKPLVETLARNGYRDAGAPVFIQSFEVSNLKALRQLGSLRLVQLYGKGQPQDQVVQGNPLTYEQMATPAGLKAVAEYANGVGPDKGYVIPRKADGSLGEPTRFVADAHAAGLVVHPYTFRAENQFLPTDLQRGSDPAARGDIDTELRAFLATGIDGLFIDQPDIAVRLRDAAKH; this is encoded by the coding sequence ATGCCCCTACGCCAGCCCCGCCGGCTACTGCTCAGCGCCCTGCTCGCCCTGCCCTTCACCGCCAGCGCGCAAGAGCCGACAGCCCCCTCTGCCAAACGCGCCGACGCCGGCAAACCGCTGATCATCGCCCACCGCGGCGCCAGCGGCTACCTGCCCGAGCACACCCTCGCCGCCTACGCGGTCGCGGTGCTGCAGGGTGCCGACTATGTCGAGCCCGACCTGGTGATGAGCAAGGACGGCCAGCTGTTCGCCCGCCACGACAACGAGCTGGGCCTGACCACCGACGTGGCCCGGCACCCCGAATTCGCCGACCGCAAACGCAAGGCCAGCATCGACGGCGTCGAGCTCGACGGCTGGTTCAGCGAAGACTTCACCGCCGCCGAACTGAAACGCCTGCGCGCCATCGAGCGGATTCCCGATATTCGCCCGGGCAACACCCGCCTGGATGGCCAGTTCGAGATCCCGACCCTGCAGGAAATCATCGACCTGGTGAAGGCCCTGCAGGTCAGCCAGGGCCGCGAGATCGGCCTGTATATCGAGACCAAGCATCCCCAGCACTTCCAGGACCTGGGCCTGGCCATGGAGAAACCGCTGGTCGAGACCCTGGCCCGCAACGGCTATCGCGACGCAGGGGCGCCGGTGTTTATCCAGTCCTTCGAAGTCAGCAACCTGAAGGCGCTGCGCCAGCTCGGTTCGCTGCGCCTGGTGCAGCTGTACGGCAAGGGCCAGCCCCAGGACCAGGTGGTGCAGGGCAACCCGCTGACCTACGAGCAGATGGCCACGCCCGCCGGGCTCAAGGCGGTCGCCGAATACGCCAACGGCGTCGGCCCGGACAAGGGCTACGTGATCCCGCGCAAGGCCGACGGCAGCCTGGGCGAGCCGACGCGCTTCGTCGCCGACGCCCACGCCGCCGGCCTGGTGGTGCATCCCTATACCTTCCGCGCCGAGAACCAGTTCCTGCCCACTGATCTGCAGCGTGGCAGCGACCCGGCCGCACGCGGCGATATCGACACCGAGCTGCGCGCCTTCCTGGCCACCGGCATCGATGGGCTGTTCATCGATCAGCCGGATATCGCCGTGCGCCTGCGCGACGCCGCCAAACACTAG
- a CDS encoding Crp/Fnr family transcriptional regulator, which translates to MTDLHDTLLQGQWFAALPQALQQALLSQGRRLNLEAGQRLFNRGDAPSGLYAVLSGAMRVGSVDADGKEALLVLVEAPHWFGEIALFDGQPRTHDAVAEGASSLLHVPQAGLLNLLDAHPAYWRDLALLMAHKVRLAFIALEEISLLPAAQRLARRLLLIAEDYGESQGPRRIIHLSQEQLAAMLAISRQTANGVLKELQARGIVKLTYGEIEILDLHALREAAH; encoded by the coding sequence ATGACCGATCTGCACGACACCCTGCTTCAGGGCCAATGGTTCGCCGCGTTGCCGCAGGCCTTGCAGCAGGCGTTGCTGAGCCAGGGCCGAAGGCTGAACCTGGAGGCCGGGCAACGCCTGTTCAACCGGGGCGACGCGCCCAGCGGGCTGTATGCCGTGCTCAGCGGCGCCATGCGCGTCGGCAGCGTGGATGCCGACGGCAAGGAGGCTTTGCTGGTGCTGGTGGAAGCGCCCCACTGGTTCGGGGAAATCGCCCTGTTCGACGGCCAGCCACGCACCCACGACGCCGTTGCCGAAGGCGCCAGCAGCCTGCTGCACGTGCCCCAGGCGGGCCTGCTGAATCTGCTCGATGCCCATCCCGCCTATTGGCGCGACCTCGCCCTGCTGATGGCCCACAAGGTGCGCCTGGCCTTTATCGCGCTCGAGGAGATCAGCCTGCTGCCCGCCGCACAACGCCTGGCGCGGCGCCTGCTGCTGATCGCCGAGGACTATGGCGAAAGCCAGGGCCCGCGACGCATCATCCACCTGTCCCAGGAGCAATTGGCGGCCATGCTGGCGATCTCCCGGCAGACCGCCAATGGCGTGCTCAAGGAGTTGCAGGCCCGCGGCATCGTCAAGCTGACCTACGGCGAGATCGAGATTCTCGATCTGCACGCACTGCGCGAGGCCGCGCACTGA
- a CDS encoding dihydrofolate reductase, whose amino-acid sequence MLVAMTTRLPLCLIAALAENRVIGRDNQLPWHLPADLKHFKAKTLGKPIIMGRKTWDSLGRPLPGRLNLVVSRQVGLMLEGAEVFATVEAAHQRAEAWAREQGVDEVMLIGGAQLYEQALPVADRLYLTRVALQPQGDAWFPAFDEAQWQRIERDEQPATESAPAHCFETWARL is encoded by the coding sequence ATGCTCGTTGCCATGACCACTCGACTCCCCCTCTGCCTGATCGCCGCCCTCGCCGAAAACCGCGTGATCGGCCGCGATAACCAACTGCCCTGGCACCTGCCGGCGGACCTCAAGCACTTCAAGGCCAAGACCCTCGGCAAGCCGATCATCATGGGTCGCAAGACCTGGGATTCCCTGGGCCGGCCGTTGCCGGGCCGCCTCAATCTGGTGGTCAGCCGCCAGGTCGGCCTGATGCTCGAAGGCGCCGAAGTATTCGCCACGGTCGAGGCAGCCCACCAGCGCGCCGAGGCCTGGGCCAGGGAGCAGGGCGTCGATGAAGTGATGCTGATCGGCGGCGCGCAGCTGTACGAGCAGGCGCTGCCCGTTGCCGACCGCCTGTACCTGACCCGGGTGGCGCTGCAGCCGCAAGGCGATGCCTGGTTCCCGGCGTTCGACGAGGCGCAGTGGCAGCGTATCGAGCGCGACGAACAGCCGGCCACCGAGTCGGCGCCGGCGCACTGTTTCGAGACCTGGGCACGCCTTTAA
- a CDS encoding sulfate/molybdate ABC transporter ATP-binding protein, producing MSIEVSGINKHFGQFNALNNINLNIQSGELVALLGPSGCGKTTLLRIIAGLENPDSGNIVFHGEDVSEHDVRDRKVGFVFQHYALFRHMTVFDNVAFGLRMKPKGERPNENVIKKKVHDLLDLVQLDWLADRYPEQLSGGQRQRIALARALAVEPKVLLLDEPFGALDAKVRKELRRWLARLHEEVHLTSVFVTHDQEEAMEVADRIVVMNKGVVEQIGSPAEVYEKPASDFVYHFLGDANRLYVGDDHHVLFRPHEVSLSSEALDGHQPGEVRDIRLLGAITRITLKVEGQDELIEAEVAKDHLSLDNLARGTTLYFKPKGGKPLSTGA from the coding sequence ATGAGTATCGAAGTCAGCGGTATCAACAAGCACTTTGGCCAGTTCAATGCGCTCAATAACATCAACCTGAACATCCAGAGCGGCGAGCTGGTCGCCCTGCTCGGCCCGTCCGGCTGCGGCAAGACCACCCTGCTGCGCATCATCGCCGGCCTGGAAAACCCGGACAGCGGCAATATCGTGTTCCACGGCGAAGACGTTTCCGAGCACGACGTGCGCGATCGCAAGGTCGGTTTCGTGTTCCAGCACTACGCCCTGTTCCGCCACATGACGGTGTTCGACAACGTCGCCTTTGGCCTGCGCATGAAGCCCAAGGGCGAGCGTCCCAACGAGAACGTGATCAAGAAGAAGGTCCACGACCTGCTCGATCTGGTGCAGCTCGACTGGCTGGCCGACCGTTACCCGGAACAGCTGTCCGGTGGCCAGCGCCAGCGGATCGCCCTGGCCCGCGCCCTGGCGGTGGAACCGAAAGTGCTGCTGCTCGACGAACCCTTCGGCGCCCTCGACGCCAAGGTGCGTAAGGAACTGCGCCGCTGGCTGGCGCGCCTGCACGAAGAAGTGCACCTGACCTCGGTGTTCGTGACCCACGACCAGGAAGAGGCCATGGAAGTGGCCGACCGCATCGTGGTGATGAACAAGGGCGTGGTCGAGCAGATCGGCTCGCCGGCCGAGGTGTACGAGAAGCCGGCCAGCGATTTCGTCTACCACTTCCTCGGCGACGCCAACCGCCTGTACGTCGGCGACGATCACCACGTGCTGTTCCGCCCCCACGAAGTGAGCCTGTCCAGCGAGGCGCTGGACGGTCACCAGCCCGGTGAAGTGCGGGATATCCGCCTGCTTGGCGCCATCACCCGCATCACCCTGAAGGTCGAGGGCCAGGACGAGCTGATCGAAGCCGAAGTCGCCAAGGATCACCTCAGCCTCGACAACCTCGCCCGCGGCACCACCCTGTACTTCAAGCCCAAGGGCGGCAAGCCGCTGAGCACTGGGGCCTGA